A single region of the Vicia villosa cultivar HV-30 ecotype Madison, WI linkage group LG4, Vvil1.0, whole genome shotgun sequence genome encodes:
- the LOC131597274 gene encoding uncharacterized protein LOC131597274, producing MANKPRTSHARRTKETTRRPKGPNSDQTSQSSVPPSREELTKKGSMYAHNAIAKIVTRILNENHVVPGISVPLNSVLPESHDNTHVSDNAGDSVQANDDRNTNVHEEDVDDAVNINDVVNMDVHVDDNNKNDDVEETVGKDDVIADNDHTKGRTKGGQTDEKEPEKIHVDKVINLDDLSDNDLVASINPSIAKRLMRRKGKQVMDEDSLKKKIVVKTTSIGPKKSWSKVVSKGVTVPKKRKARIIAENESDSNVVVDVNGIHPKKKVSTSKLAASKKLSLERELAHNAFACEEIVNLIHEAGLIKNVTQFSKCYEVLVKKFIGNLHEDCGNKKAKDYLKVFVRKNCVNFSPTVINKFLERSNEAQTELEVSDNQTCKVITAGQVKTWPVKGKLNASKLSVKASPFLFHHKLFQGTHVRDVVTTSAGTSKDNTTTSKAAMIAMLRETCKELESRRLALEKLISSLEMDEGAKYVETDMDERDEENGESDSEIEKEASPDDGTNEDVELSSSESED from the exons ATGGCAAATAAGCCAAGGACATCGCATGCACGAAGAACCAAAGAAACAACAAGGAGACCTAAAGGGCCTAATTCTGATCAGACGTCTCAATCATCTGTTCCTCCCTCTAGggaagaattaactaaaaaaggctCTATGTATGCTCACAACGCCATTGCTAAAATTGTTACCCGTATCCTGAATGAGAATCATGTTGTACCTGGGATCTCTGTTCCTTTAAATTCTGTGCTTCCTGAGTCACATGACAATACACATGTTAGTGATAATGCGGGTGACTCTGTCCAAGCAAATGATGATAGGAATACAAATGTTCATGAAGAAGATGTTGATGATGCTGTCAATATAAATGATGTTGTTAATATGGATGTGCATGTGGATGACAATAATAAGAATGATGATGTGGAAGAGACTGTTGGTAAGGACGATGTTATTGCTGATAATGATCACACTAAG GGCCGCACTAAAGGTGGTCAAACTGATGAGAAAGAACCTGAAAAGATCCATGTTGATAAAGTAATCAACCTTGATGATCTCTCTGATAATGACTTGGTTGCTTCTATCAATCCAAGCATAGCCAAAAGGCTTATGAGGAGGAAAGGGAAGCAAGTTATGGATGAGGACTCTCTGAAGAAAAAGATTGTGGTTAAGACCACTTCTATTGGACCCAAAAAATCATGGAGCAAAGTGGTgtct aagggtgttacagtgccTAAGAAGAGAAAGGCTAGAATCATTGCTGAGAATGAGTCAGATTCTAATGTTGTTGTGGATGTCAATGGCATCCATCCCAAGAAGAAGGTCTCTACTAGCAAGCTTGCTGCTAGT AAAAAACTGTCCTTAGAAAGGGAGCTTGCTCATAATGCTTTTGCGTGTGAAGAGATTGTGAATCTCATTCATGAAGCTGGACTGATAAAAAATGTGACTCAATTCTCTAAGTGTTATGAAGTTCTTGTGAAGAAGTTCATTGGGAACTTACATGAAGATTGTGGAAATAAGAAAGCTAAGGATTACTTGAAAGTGTTTGTCAGGAAAAATTGTGTTAACTTCTCCCCTACTGTGATCAACAAATTTCTGGAAAGATCCAATGAAGCTCAAACGGAGCTGGAAGTGTCTGATAATCAAACGTGCAAAGTAATTACTGCTGGACAAGTAAAGACATGGCCTGTGAAAGGAAAGCTAAATGCTAGCAAGCTAAGTGTGAA AGCAAGTCCTTTTCTCTTTCATCATAAGCTCTTTCAAGGAACACATGTTCGTGACGTTGTCACAACATCAGCTGGAACATCCAAAGACAACACAACTACAAGTAAAGCTGCTATGATTGCAATGCTTAGGGAAACATGTAAGGAGCTAGAGTCCAGAAGACTGGCTCTTGAAAAATTGATCAGCTCCCTTGAGATGGATGAAGGAGCTAAATATGTTGAAACTGATATGGATGAACGGGATGAAGAGAATGGTGAATCAGATAGCGAGATTGAGAAAGAAGCCAGTCCTGATGATGGCACTAATGAAGATGTTGAACTCAGCAGCTCTGAGTCTGAAGACTGA